In Leisingera methylohalidivorans DSM 14336, a single genomic region encodes these proteins:
- a CDS encoding cobyric acid synthase: protein MARSIMIQGTGSNVGKSLIVAGLARAYVRRGLKVAPFKPQNMSNNAAVTPEGGEIGRAQALQARAAMRPPHTDMNPVLLKPETDTGAQVIVQGQRRGTQGAGSFMRDKSGLLEAALESYRRLAAEADLVLIEGAGSPAETNLRKNDIANMGFACAAQVPVVIAGDIHRGGVIAQIVGTHAVLEPQDLERVAGFLVNRFRGDLSLFDAGRDDIAARTGWPSLGVVPWFWDAWKLPAEDMMDIASHKGGACKVAVPQLERMANFDDLDPLAAEPAVTVEIVPPGRALPGDADLVILPGSKSTIGDLAYLRRQGWDIDIQAHCRRGGHVLGLCGGYQMLGKTIDDPDGVDGRPGKVAGLGLLDVHTVMSGEKRVTLTEAVTRDGNLPVSGYEIHMGRTTGADCARAWLSIGGRAEGAASADGRVKGSYLHGLFSSDAFRASVLAALGHESQAGYEDGVEDTLDALAAHLEQYMDLDQMLELSRPVRV, encoded by the coding sequence ATGGCGCGTTCGATCATGATCCAGGGCACCGGCAGCAATGTCGGCAAGTCGCTCATTGTGGCGGGGCTGGCGCGCGCCTATGTGCGCCGCGGCCTGAAAGTGGCGCCGTTCAAGCCGCAGAACATGTCGAACAATGCCGCCGTCACCCCCGAAGGCGGCGAAATCGGCCGGGCGCAAGCGTTGCAGGCCCGGGCCGCGATGCGCCCCCCCCATACCGACATGAACCCGGTGCTGCTGAAGCCCGAGACCGACACCGGCGCCCAGGTGATTGTGCAGGGCCAGCGCCGCGGCACCCAGGGTGCCGGCTCCTTCATGCGCGACAAGAGCGGCCTGTTGGAGGCGGCGCTGGAAAGCTACCGGCGGCTGGCGGCGGAGGCCGATCTGGTGCTGATCGAGGGGGCGGGATCGCCCGCCGAGACCAACCTGCGCAAGAACGACATTGCCAATATGGGCTTTGCCTGTGCCGCGCAGGTGCCGGTGGTGATTGCCGGCGACATTCACCGCGGCGGGGTGATTGCGCAGATCGTCGGCACCCATGCGGTGCTGGAGCCGCAGGACCTGGAGCGGGTTGCCGGGTTCCTGGTGAACCGCTTCCGCGGCGATCTGAGCCTGTTTGATGCGGGCCGCGACGATATTGCCGCGCGCACCGGCTGGCCCAGCCTGGGGGTGGTGCCGTGGTTCTGGGACGCCTGGAAACTGCCGGCTGAAGACATGATGGACATCGCCTCGCACAAGGGCGGCGCCTGCAAGGTGGCGGTGCCGCAGCTGGAGCGGATGGCGAATTTCGACGACCTGGACCCGCTGGCCGCCGAACCGGCGGTGACGGTGGAGATCGTGCCGCCGGGCCGCGCCCTGCCCGGCGATGCCGATCTGGTGATCCTGCCCGGCAGCAAATCGACAATCGGCGATCTGGCGTATCTGCGCCGCCAGGGCTGGGATATCGACATTCAGGCCCACTGCCGCCGCGGCGGCCACGTGCTGGGCCTGTGCGGCGGCTATCAGATGCTGGGCAAGACCATTGACGATCCGGACGGTGTCGACGGCCGCCCCGGCAAGGTCGCGGGGCTGGGGCTTTTGGATGTGCATACGGTGATGTCGGGCGAAAAGCGCGTCACCCTGACCGAAGCGGTGACCCGCGACGGCAATCTGCCGGTGAGCGGATATGAAATCCACATGGGCCGCACAACCGGCGCGGACTGCGCCCGCGCCTGGCTGAGTATCGGCGGGCGGGCCGAGGGCGCCGCCTCGGCTGATGGCCGGGTCAAGGGATCCTACCTGCACGGGCTGTTTTCCTCGGATGCCTTCCGCGCCAGCGTGCTGGCGGCACTGGGGCACGAAAGCCAGGCCGGTTATGAAGACGGCGTCGAGGACACGCTGGACGCGCTGGCGGCGCATCTGGAGCAGTACATGGATCTGGACCAGATGCTGGAATTGTCCCGGCCGGTGAGGGTCTGA
- a CDS encoding protein-L-isoaspartate O-methyltransferase family protein translates to MPDFTERRRMMVDTQIRPSDVTKYPIIKAMLAVPREQFVPDAQREAAYADKNVKLGGTRVLMEPRTLAKMLDAVDLQNDELVLDVACGLGYSTAVAARMAQMVIGVEEDADMAADAQDLLSETGADNAIVHSGPLAEGAAEHGPYDVILVEGGVEALPAALLDQLKDGGRIAALMMTGALGEMKIGYKSGSGISWRFAFNAGAPVLPGFAAAREFAL, encoded by the coding sequence ATGCCAGATTTCACTGAGCGCCGCCGCATGATGGTGGACACCCAGATCCGTCCGTCGGATGTCACCAAATACCCGATCATCAAGGCGATGCTGGCAGTCCCGCGGGAACAGTTTGTCCCCGACGCGCAGCGCGAGGCGGCTTACGCGGACAAGAACGTGAAACTGGGCGGCACCCGGGTGCTGATGGAACCGCGCACCCTGGCCAAGATGCTCGATGCGGTGGATCTGCAGAACGACGAACTGGTGCTCGATGTGGCCTGCGGGCTGGGCTATTCCACCGCAGTGGCCGCCCGGATGGCGCAGATGGTGATCGGCGTCGAAGAAGACGCGGACATGGCCGCCGACGCGCAGGATCTGCTGTCGGAGACCGGCGCGGACAATGCCATTGTGCACAGCGGCCCGCTGGCGGAAGGGGCCGCCGAACACGGCCCCTATGACGTGATCCTGGTCGAGGGCGGCGTCGAGGCGCTGCCCGCGGCCCTGCTGGACCAGCTCAAGGACGGCGGCCGGATTGCGGCGCTGATGATGACCGGCGCGCTTGGCGAGATGAAAATCGGCTACAAGAGCGGCTCCGGAATCTCCTGGCGGTTTGCCTTCAATGCCGGCGCCCCGGTGCTGCCGGGGTTTGCAGCCGCGCGTGAATTCGCGCTCTGA
- a CDS encoding TolC family outer membrane protein produces the protein MRMKFPANVLKAFVFAGGVAATALVPVTAAADNLSDAMIGAYKTSGLLDQNRALLRAADEDVAIAVSRLRPVIDWTITASHTYSRSINQLGTFNEFTNNDLGTQIQLTQLLYDGGETRLRKLAAQELVLAARQQLLSVEQTVLLNAVQAYVGVLQGQENVALRRNNLSLLQEELKAAQDRFEVGEVTRTDVALAQSQVAAARANLTDAEGALLTARATYLQIVGHAPGRIAGQPRLPSRAVSIDRAQSIAARNQPDLLAQQHSVKSADILVQAATKALGPNVRFRASAGLSEDVNGSTGTDSDASASVTLSQQLYAGGLNAATRRRAIASADSERGALINTQRAVRQNVSSAFFNVETARATLVSSNERVRASKVAFDGIREEATLGARTTLDVLQAEQQYLDAQTGEVNARANQAIAAYQLLQAQGLLTAEHLGLAVEIYDPALYYNLVKDAPAQYSKRGKDLDRVLKALGRN, from the coding sequence ATGCGAATGAAATTCCCGGCGAATGTGTTGAAGGCTTTTGTGTTTGCCGGCGGCGTGGCGGCCACGGCGCTGGTGCCGGTGACGGCGGCGGCGGACAACCTGTCCGACGCGATGATCGGCGCCTATAAGACCAGCGGCCTGCTGGATCAGAACCGGGCGCTGCTGCGGGCCGCGGATGAGGACGTGGCGATTGCCGTGTCCCGGCTGCGCCCCGTGATCGACTGGACGATCACCGCCAGCCATACCTATTCCCGCAGCATCAACCAGCTCGGCACCTTCAACGAGTTCACCAACAACGATCTCGGCACCCAGATCCAGCTGACCCAGCTGCTCTATGACGGCGGCGAGACCCGCCTGCGCAAACTGGCGGCGCAGGAGCTGGTGCTTGCCGCGCGCCAGCAGTTGCTGAGTGTCGAGCAGACGGTGCTGCTCAATGCCGTGCAGGCCTATGTGGGGGTGCTTCAGGGGCAGGAGAATGTCGCCCTGCGCCGCAACAACCTGAGCTTGCTGCAAGAGGAGCTGAAGGCGGCGCAGGACCGGTTCGAAGTGGGCGAGGTGACCCGCACCGATGTCGCGCTGGCGCAAAGCCAGGTGGCTGCCGCGCGCGCCAATCTGACCGATGCCGAAGGCGCTCTGCTGACCGCCCGGGCGACCTATCTGCAGATCGTCGGCCACGCGCCGGGGAGGATTGCCGGTCAGCCGCGGCTGCCGTCGCGGGCGGTTTCGATTGACCGGGCGCAGTCCATCGCGGCCCGCAACCAGCCGGATCTGCTGGCGCAGCAGCATTCGGTCAAATCCGCCGACATTCTGGTCCAGGCAGCGACCAAGGCCCTGGGGCCGAATGTGAGGTTCCGTGCCTCCGCAGGCCTGAGCGAGGACGTGAACGGCAGCACCGGCACCGACTCGGATGCTTCGGCTTCAGTGACACTGTCGCAACAGCTCTATGCCGGCGGTCTCAACGCGGCGACCCGGCGGCGGGCCATTGCCAGTGCCGACTCGGAACGCGGCGCCTTGATCAATACCCAGCGCGCTGTGCGCCAGAATGTCAGCTCGGCGTTCTTCAACGTGGAAACGGCGCGGGCGACCCTGGTGTCCTCCAATGAACGGGTGCGTGCATCCAAGGTCGCTTTTGACGGCATCCGGGAAGAGGCGACCCTGGGGGCACGGACGACGCTGGACGTGCTGCAGGCAGAGCAGCAGTATCTCGATGCTCAGACCGGCGAGGTGAATGCGCGTGCCAACCAGGCCATCGCGGCCTACCAGCTGTTGCAGGCGCAGGGGCTGCTCACCGCCGAGCATCTGGGGCTGGCGGTCGAGATCTACGACCCGGCGCTCTATTACAACCTGGTCAAGGACGCGCCTGCGCAATACAGCAAGCGCGGCAAGGATTTGGACCGGGTGCTCAAGGCCTTGGGACGTAACTGA